A stretch of the Mycobacterium shigaense genome encodes the following:
- a CDS encoding serine/threonine-protein kinase PknH/PknJ, which produces MLRIGSLVCGYRIQAVLGTGGMGAVYLADDPGLPRRVALKVLSAELSRDPDFRARFVREADTAAALAHPQIVSVYNRGQTEDGQLWIAMQFVDGTDAEAALRAGTMTPHRAVRIITEVAKALDFAHANHVIHRDIKPGNFLLSGPVGPEERVLLGDFGIARALDDVGLTATGAVLATVGYAAPEVLSNGRIDGRVDIYSLGCTLFRLLTGHTPFEATNGAAAVMMAHMFTPPPRPSDAVPSLPVGLDHVIAIAMAKDPAARFPSAGALAQAAASALRDPTRYVPLPPVPSGEVHSYPHTSPPPWQQHPASPPQRRRHGLIGATLVGVVLLVAGVIVLAWPQTTGTGADKGAGTNSPAASASPQGPAATNVGPAQLRSILLSAAQLPAAANGDPLVLEQDSASLLDDAGTVDNPQCVGAWAPAQQSVYAPSGHTGVAVQTLRGMNEQAWQDSVTQAVIAFAGDKAVTSLGTQRGQLSLCGGTSVTVDQPGVSAQMWDFAQPLTTAGVLTLTATLRGGGSCQHGMLVRGNVLVDIRQCRGSGGPDVAALVNATANRVPRQ; this is translated from the coding sequence GTGCTGAGAATAGGGTCGCTGGTCTGCGGCTACCGCATCCAGGCGGTACTGGGCACCGGGGGAATGGGCGCGGTGTATCTGGCCGACGACCCCGGCTTGCCCCGCCGAGTCGCGCTCAAAGTGCTCTCGGCCGAGCTGTCGCGAGATCCGGACTTCCGGGCGCGGTTCGTCCGCGAGGCCGACACCGCCGCCGCCCTGGCCCATCCCCAGATCGTGTCGGTCTACAACCGCGGCCAAACCGAGGACGGCCAGCTGTGGATCGCGATGCAGTTTGTCGACGGCACCGACGCCGAGGCCGCGTTGCGCGCCGGAACCATGACCCCGCACCGCGCCGTTCGCATCATCACTGAGGTGGCCAAGGCGCTCGACTTCGCCCACGCGAACCACGTCATCCACCGCGACATCAAACCGGGCAACTTCTTGCTGTCCGGACCTGTCGGCCCCGAGGAACGGGTGTTGCTCGGCGACTTCGGGATCGCGCGCGCCCTCGACGACGTGGGGCTGACCGCCACCGGGGCGGTGCTGGCCACCGTCGGTTACGCCGCGCCTGAGGTGCTGTCCAACGGCCGCATCGACGGCCGGGTGGACATTTATTCATTGGGCTGCACGCTGTTTCGGTTGCTGACCGGCCATACTCCCTTCGAGGCGACCAACGGGGCCGCCGCCGTGATGATGGCCCACATGTTCACCCCGCCGCCGCGGCCAAGCGACGCGGTGCCGTCGCTGCCCGTCGGCCTCGATCACGTCATTGCGATCGCGATGGCCAAGGATCCCGCCGCCCGGTTCCCGTCGGCGGGCGCGCTGGCCCAGGCCGCCGCCTCAGCGCTGCGCGATCCCACCCGTTATGTGCCGCTGCCGCCGGTACCCAGCGGTGAAGTTCACTCCTATCCGCACACCTCGCCGCCGCCCTGGCAGCAGCACCCGGCGTCGCCGCCGCAACGGCGCCGGCACGGTCTGATCGGCGCCACTCTGGTCGGCGTGGTGCTGCTGGTCGCCGGAGTCATCGTGCTGGCCTGGCCTCAGACTACCGGGACCGGGGCCGACAAGGGCGCGGGTACCAACTCGCCGGCCGCCTCGGCCTCGCCGCAGGGGCCGGCGGCCACCAATGTCGGGCCCGCTCAGCTGCGCTCCATTTTGTTGTCCGCGGCCCAGCTTCCGGCCGCGGCCAACGGCGATCCGCTGGTTCTCGAGCAGGACAGCGCCAGCTTGCTCGACGATGCCGGGACCGTCGACAACCCGCAATGCGTCGGCGCCTGGGCCCCCGCGCAGCAGAGCGTATATGCGCCAAGCGGTCACACGGGCGTGGCGGTACAGACATTGCGAGGCATGAACGAACAGGCCTGGCAAGACAGCGTCACCCAGGCGGTCATCGCGTTTGCCGGTGACAAGGCCGTTACTTCCTTGGGCACCCAGCGCGGGCAGTTGTCCTTGTGCGGCGGCACGTCCGTGACCGTGGACCAACCGGGCGTCTCTGCCCAGATGTGGGACTTCGCCCAGCCTCTGACCACCGCCGGGGTGCTGACCCTGACGGCGACCCTGCGCGGCGGCGGATCGTGCCAACACGGAATGCTGGTGCGCGGCAACGTCTTAGTCGACATCCGGCAATGCCGAGGTTCGGGCGGCCCCGATGTCGCCGCATTGGTCAACGCAACCGCCAATAGGGTGCCCAGGCAATGA
- a CDS encoding alpha/beta hydrolase fold domain-containing protein, whose translation MTHGRLADPDCCLRTDPRADPRMVEALAQVGLDSNAPTGPLTIDSPLQERLAYAALAEEGMGAVLSLFAAGVPDAGGVTTTTTTITGEDGNDVTLYVSRPDGGGLLPAIVHLHGGGMAIASAADVTYSRLREHLAGTGVVVIGVEFRNSGGKLGPHPFPAGLNDCVAGVRWTAANRAELGITHLIVAGESGGGNLTLSVAHKAKREGWLDEIAGFYAQCPYISNRWHEAPDELPSLRECDGYFISLQQLELLGSIYDPDNQHSNDPTCFPGVASDEDLNGLPPHVISVNEVDPLRDEGLDYFRRLVRAGVPAVGRLVPGTCHGGDLIFAGAMPEVFAASVRDLSGFAKSLG comes from the coding sequence ATGACCCACGGTCGCCTCGCTGATCCGGACTGCTGCCTTCGCACGGACCCTCGCGCGGACCCGCGAATGGTCGAAGCTCTCGCACAGGTGGGTCTGGACAGCAATGCGCCGACCGGGCCGCTGACGATCGATTCGCCGCTGCAGGAGCGCCTGGCGTATGCCGCGTTGGCCGAAGAGGGGATGGGTGCCGTTCTCAGCCTGTTCGCTGCGGGTGTTCCGGATGCCGGTGGTGTGACGACCACGACGACAACGATTACCGGCGAGGACGGCAATGATGTGACGCTGTACGTCAGCCGCCCTGATGGTGGGGGTCTGCTGCCCGCCATCGTGCATTTGCACGGGGGCGGCATGGCCATCGCCAGCGCCGCCGATGTCACGTACTCGCGGCTGCGCGAGCACCTGGCGGGCACCGGTGTTGTCGTCATCGGCGTGGAGTTCCGCAATTCCGGAGGCAAGCTGGGCCCGCACCCGTTTCCCGCCGGATTGAACGACTGCGTGGCCGGCGTTCGTTGGACCGCGGCCAATCGCGCGGAACTCGGCATCACGCACCTGATCGTGGCCGGCGAATCCGGCGGTGGAAACCTCACTCTCAGCGTGGCCCACAAAGCCAAACGCGAAGGGTGGCTCGACGAAATCGCGGGGTTCTACGCGCAGTGCCCGTACATCTCGAACCGGTGGCATGAAGCTCCCGACGAGTTGCCCTCGCTACGGGAATGCGACGGCTACTTCATCAGCCTGCAACAGCTGGAGCTGCTGGGTTCGATCTACGATCCAGACAATCAGCACTCGAACGATCCCACCTGTTTCCCGGGCGTAGCGAGCGACGAGGACTTGAATGGTCTTCCGCCACATGTGATTTCGGTGAACGAGGTCGACCCGTTGCGCGACGAAGGGCTGGACTACTTCCGTCGTCTGGTGCGTGCGGGGGTACCCGCGGTGGGCCGGTTGGTCCCGGGCACCTGCCACGGGGGAGACCTGATTTTCGCGGGCGCGATGCCCGAGGTTTTCGCCGCCAGCGTGCGCGATCTCAGCGGCTTCGCCAAGAGCCTCGGTTAG
- a CDS encoding zinc-binding dehydrogenase codes for MTADVPGTALQLRSLVTSDGTLELSLHEVPVPAPGANEVLVRVEASPINPSDLGLLVASADMSTATVAGTPQRPVVTVPITEAALKALSARLDQSLPVGNEGAGTVVAAGSSDAAQALVGKTVAIAGGAMYSQYRAIDASACLVLPDGATARDGASSFVNPMTALGMTETMRREGHSALVHTAAASNLGQMLVKLCQKDGIPLVNIIRKPEQEELLRKLGATYVLNSQSPTFATDLVAALTATSATLAFDATGGGTLASRILNAMEKAASASAPEYSRYGSSVHKQVYIYGSLDTGPTVLTRNFGMAWGVGGWLLTPFIQHAGAETFGRLRARVAAELTTTFASSYTREVSLAGMLQPDAFNAYVKRATGEKFLVTPHAVP; via the coding sequence ATGACCGCAGACGTACCTGGCACGGCGCTGCAGCTGCGCTCTTTGGTGACTTCCGATGGCACGCTTGAACTTTCGCTCCACGAGGTTCCCGTTCCCGCCCCCGGCGCCAATGAGGTGCTGGTCCGGGTGGAGGCGTCGCCGATCAACCCGTCGGATCTGGGCCTGCTCGTCGCGAGCGCGGACATGAGCACCGCGACGGTCGCGGGGACGCCGCAGCGGCCCGTCGTCACCGTCCCGATCACCGAGGCGGCGTTGAAAGCGCTGTCCGCCCGGCTCGACCAGTCGCTTCCGGTGGGCAACGAGGGTGCCGGCACCGTGGTGGCCGCGGGTTCGTCCGACGCGGCCCAGGCCCTCGTCGGAAAGACGGTGGCGATCGCCGGCGGCGCGATGTATTCGCAATACCGGGCGATCGACGCCTCGGCATGCCTGGTCCTGCCCGACGGTGCCACCGCCCGGGACGGGGCATCGTCGTTCGTCAATCCGATGACGGCACTCGGGATGACGGAAACCATGCGCCGCGAAGGGCATTCGGCCCTCGTGCACACCGCCGCGGCATCGAACCTCGGCCAGATGCTGGTCAAGCTTTGCCAAAAAGACGGCATCCCGCTGGTCAATATCATTCGCAAACCGGAGCAAGAGGAGCTGCTGCGCAAGCTCGGCGCAACCTACGTCCTCAACTCGCAGTCGCCCACGTTCGCGACCGATCTCGTCGCGGCCCTGACGGCGACATCCGCGACACTTGCCTTCGACGCCACGGGCGGTGGCACCCTGGCCAGCCGAATTCTCAATGCGATGGAGAAGGCGGCCAGTGCCTCCGCGCCGGAATACTCGCGCTACGGATCGAGCGTGCACAAGCAGGTCTACATCTACGGCTCGCTCGACACCGGTCCGACGGTGCTCACCAGGAACTTCGGCATGGCGTGGGGCGTCGGCGGATGGCTGCTGACCCCGTTCATCCAGCACGCAGGGGCCGAAACCTTTGGACGGCTGCGCGCCCGGGTGGCCGCCGAACTCACCACCACGTTCGCGAGCAGCTACACCCGGGAAGTCTCACTCGCCGGAATGCTGCAGCCCGACGCGTTCAACGCCTACGTCAAACGCGCGACGGGAGAGAAGTTCCTGGTTACCCCACACGCCGTCCCCTGA
- a CDS encoding IS481 family transposase — translation MSHANAALTPRARLRLARLVVESGWTYAAAAKMFMVAPRTAKKWADRFRAEGPAGMADRSSRPHVSPTRTAPALMRRIVDLRWRKRLGPVQIGGRLGVPASTVHAVLTRCRINRLSHIDRVTGEPLRRYEHPHPGALIHVDVTKFANIPDGGGHRFLSREQSKRNAIATGHRTGERGGISTNYRPKIGIAFVHTVIDDHSRMAYAEICTDEKAATAVAVLQRAVAWFAECGVVVERVLSDNGSAYRSFAWRDACAELRVTPKRTRPYRPQTNGKIERFHRTMADGWAYARHYQSTKERDTALAGWLHFYNFHRAHSAIAGKPPVTRLTNLPGHHT, via the coding sequence GTGTCCCACGCTAACGCTGCACTGACCCCGCGCGCTCGATTGAGGCTCGCCAGACTCGTCGTCGAGTCCGGTTGGACCTACGCGGCGGCGGCGAAGATGTTCATGGTCGCCCCGCGAACCGCCAAGAAGTGGGCCGATCGGTTCCGCGCCGAGGGGCCCGCCGGGATGGCCGACCGCAGCTCACGTCCGCACGTCAGCCCCACCAGGACCGCACCGGCGCTGATGCGCCGGATCGTGGATCTGCGATGGCGCAAGCGGCTCGGGCCGGTGCAGATCGGCGGGCGCTTGGGGGTGCCGGCCTCCACTGTGCACGCGGTACTGACCCGGTGCCGCATCAACCGGCTATCCCACATCGACCGCGTCACCGGCGAACCGCTGCGCCGCTACGAACATCCCCATCCCGGCGCGTTGATCCACGTCGACGTCACCAAGTTCGCCAACATCCCCGACGGTGGCGGTCACAGATTCCTGAGTCGAGAACAAAGCAAACGCAACGCCATCGCCACCGGCCACCGCACCGGGGAACGCGGTGGCATCTCGACGAATTACCGCCCGAAGATCGGAATCGCGTTCGTACACACCGTGATCGACGATCACTCTCGGATGGCTTACGCCGAGATCTGTACCGATGAGAAGGCCGCGACGGCCGTCGCCGTGCTGCAGCGCGCAGTCGCGTGGTTCGCCGAGTGCGGGGTCGTCGTCGAACGGGTGCTCTCAGACAACGGATCGGCCTACCGATCCTTCGCGTGGCGTGACGCCTGTGCCGAGTTGCGCGTCACTCCGAAGCGGACCCGCCCGTACCGGCCGCAAACCAACGGAAAGATCGAGAGATTCCATCGCACCATGGCCGACGGTTGGGCCTACGCCCGTCACTACCAGTCCACTAAAGAACGCGACACCGCTTTAGCGGGCTGGCTGCACTTCTACAATTTCCATCGAGCCCACTCCGCCATCGCAGGCAAGCCACCAGTCACCAGACTGACCAACCTCCCTGGACATCACACCTAG
- a CDS encoding YchJ family protein, translated as MESPCPCGSGDSYGSCCGPLHRGESQARTAEALMRSRYSAFAHGEADYLFRTWHPRTRPDDVIVDPGVTWTRLTVIDTAAGGPDDDFGEVEFTARFEAAGRPGSLHERSRFERRAGRWFYLDAAKQEDS; from the coding sequence ATCGAATCGCCGTGCCCGTGCGGCAGCGGCGACAGCTATGGCAGCTGTTGCGGGCCGCTGCACCGAGGTGAGTCGCAGGCCCGAACGGCCGAGGCACTGATGCGGTCACGGTATTCGGCGTTCGCCCACGGCGAGGCCGACTACCTCTTCCGAACCTGGCACCCGCGAACCCGGCCGGACGACGTGATTGTCGACCCGGGCGTCACCTGGACCAGACTGACGGTGATCGACACCGCCGCGGGTGGCCCAGACGACGACTTCGGGGAAGTGGAATTCACGGCCCGATTCGAGGCCGCGGGCCGCCCCGGCAGCCTGCATGAGCGCAGTCGTTTCGAACGCCGCGCCGGCCGATGGTTTTACCTCGACGCCGCCAAGCAGGAAGATTCCTAG
- a CDS encoding formate/nitrite transporter family protein, with protein MSKTTLRELGESGSPIEDKLEDAFASMLSEGTQRLHRAWHAVLVTGFFGGTEVALGVLAYLSVLDATHRPLLAGLAFSIGFLALLLGHSELFTEGFLVPVATVAAKRASLAQLLKLWGGTLAANLVGGWVIMWLIMTGFPELRAQTIESAAHFVTAPWSAQTVALAVLGGMAITLMTRMQHGTDSVPGKIAAAIAVAFLLAGLRLFHSILDSLLIFGALLSGHAPFGYLNWLGWFTYTVIGNLVGGLLFVTLLRLLRSKDRLQEERADVDGA; from the coding sequence ATGAGTAAGACGACCCTGCGCGAACTCGGCGAATCCGGCAGTCCTATCGAGGACAAGCTCGAGGATGCCTTTGCCAGCATGCTCAGCGAAGGCACCCAGCGCCTACATCGTGCCTGGCATGCCGTGCTGGTCACCGGCTTTTTCGGGGGAACCGAGGTCGCCTTGGGCGTGCTGGCCTATTTGTCTGTCCTCGACGCGACCCACCGGCCTCTGCTGGCCGGCTTGGCCTTCTCGATCGGCTTCTTGGCTTTGCTGCTCGGCCACAGCGAGTTGTTCACCGAGGGCTTCCTGGTGCCCGTCGCCACCGTGGCGGCCAAACGAGCCAGCCTCGCTCAGCTGCTCAAGCTTTGGGGCGGCACGCTGGCGGCCAATCTCGTCGGCGGCTGGGTGATCATGTGGCTGATCATGACCGGCTTTCCCGAGCTGCGCGCACAGACGATCGAGTCGGCCGCCCACTTCGTCACGGCGCCCTGGTCGGCGCAGACCGTCGCACTCGCAGTGCTCGGCGGCATGGCGATCACGCTGATGACCCGGATGCAACACGGCACGGATTCCGTGCCGGGCAAGATCGCCGCAGCCATTGCGGTCGCGTTTCTCCTTGCCGGGCTGCGCTTGTTCCACTCGATCCTGGATTCTCTGCTGATCTTCGGTGCGTTGTTATCCGGGCACGCGCCGTTCGGTTATCTGAACTGGCTCGGCTGGTTCACCTACACGGTGATCGGCAACCTGGTCGGAGGTCTGCTGTTTGTGACACTGCTGCGCCTGCTGCGCAGCAAGGACCGCTTGCAGGAGGAACGCGCCGACGTCGACGGGGCGTGA
- a CDS encoding TPM domain-containing protein has product MRIARLAHIALTILTAALLLAPPVGAQPPSKLLDHLTDDSAVLTSSDKAAIGSAIDRLFSSRHVQLWVVYVDNFNRFQPDNWAKQARDASGMGDDDVLLAVATNTKKYAFSVPPKAQGPLTANELNSLQSNKIEPAINSRDWSGAAIAAADGLNKPDGQSAPASKPKRNWLPIVIGVVAVVVVVVLVLLLLRARRRRRAALHVSPHDGQRVDSLGPALSIAEARLSQISNYIAKHRQSIGAQTRTQLDEAKRYAAQAHSAQSSDPYRAIADANRASTLAAEAQALANADVQAAHRTPRRR; this is encoded by the coding sequence ATGCGAATTGCTCGCCTGGCTCACATAGCCCTGACGATCCTGACGGCCGCGTTGCTGCTGGCGCCCCCCGTCGGCGCGCAGCCACCGTCCAAGCTCTTGGATCACCTCACCGACGACAGCGCGGTGTTGACGAGTTCCGACAAGGCGGCGATCGGCTCGGCGATCGACCGGCTCTTCAGCAGCAGGCACGTGCAACTGTGGGTCGTCTATGTCGACAACTTCAACAGGTTCCAACCCGACAACTGGGCCAAGCAAGCCCGTGACGCCAGCGGGATGGGCGACGACGACGTCCTGCTCGCCGTGGCCACGAACACCAAAAAGTACGCCTTCAGCGTGCCGCCGAAGGCGCAGGGTCCCCTCACCGCTAACGAGCTAAACAGCTTGCAAAGCAACAAGATCGAACCGGCAATCAACTCAAGAGACTGGAGCGGCGCTGCGATCGCCGCGGCCGACGGGCTGAACAAGCCAGACGGCCAAAGTGCACCAGCAAGCAAGCCAAAGCGCAACTGGCTGCCGATCGTGATCGGCGTCGTTGCCGTCGTGGTCGTCGTCGTCCTGGTTCTGCTGCTCCTTCGTGCGCGCCGCCGCAGGCGCGCCGCGCTGCACGTCAGCCCCCACGATGGGCAGCGCGTCGACTCCCTGGGCCCGGCGTTGTCCATCGCGGAGGCCAGGCTCAGCCAGATCTCCAACTACATAGCCAAGCATCGCCAGAGCATCGGCGCGCAGACGCGCACCCAGCTCGACGAGGCGAAACGGTATGCGGCACAGGCCCACAGCGCGCAATCGAGTGACCCCTACCGAGCCATCGCCGACGCCAACCGGGCCTCGACGCTGGCCGCCGAAGCGCAGGCCCTCGCAAACGCCGATGTGCAAGCGGCGCACCGCACTCCGCGGCGCCGCTGA
- a CDS encoding sensor histidine kinase, which translates to MPRDHQRADDLRAHQVEPDLGRPVWLGTVLQFGLRVVLIVFIVATLLFEPPTRHHMICLDVVAVYAIAIGCWSVWALRSGARTSISTRTMVTLLVLTADVTVVSVLSVLTGATSPQAWTSDVMRTGFFLIPLIAAAQLDPIISVAVAIPTISVFTLTCWITRSSNGEPWSSILLSSFVLAGLAGGSVALSLIQRSRVEMITDLARQRRELLEELLGVERRERQAISERLHDGALQYVLVARQDIEEVRDGSADAADRVATALAECSGLLRDVVRELHPDVLARMGLKSAIYALTQSLGSRAGLTVDFDADSWPDGLRTETDDVLYGAAREALTNVVKHARAHHVRIELDCSDGLASLRVADDGVGISPATIARKADEGHIGMASMRAKVLASGGQFDVRSASPGTELAISIPLRPTRHLVAA; encoded by the coding sequence ATGCCCAGAGATCATCAGCGTGCGGACGACCTGCGGGCGCACCAGGTCGAGCCGGACCTTGGGCGACCGGTGTGGTTGGGCACTGTGCTGCAGTTCGGGTTGCGCGTGGTGTTGATCGTCTTCATCGTTGCGACGTTGCTGTTCGAGCCGCCGACCCGGCACCACATGATCTGCCTGGACGTCGTGGCGGTGTACGCGATCGCCATCGGATGTTGGAGTGTGTGGGCGTTGCGCAGCGGGGCGCGAACGTCGATCTCCACCAGGACGATGGTGACCCTGCTGGTGTTGACCGCCGACGTCACCGTGGTTTCCGTGCTGTCGGTACTCACCGGCGCAACGTCGCCGCAAGCCTGGACGTCGGATGTGATGAGGACTGGTTTCTTCCTGATCCCGTTGATCGCGGCGGCGCAGCTCGATCCCATCATCAGTGTGGCGGTGGCAATTCCCACCATCTCCGTGTTCACGCTGACATGCTGGATCACCAGGTCATCCAACGGGGAGCCCTGGTCGTCGATTCTGTTGAGCTCGTTCGTGTTGGCCGGGCTGGCCGGCGGGTCCGTCGCGCTGTCCCTCATTCAACGGTCCAGGGTAGAGATGATCACGGACTTGGCGCGGCAACGCCGCGAGCTGTTGGAGGAGCTACTGGGAGTGGAAAGGCGTGAGCGGCAGGCGATCTCGGAACGCCTGCACGACGGCGCCCTGCAATATGTGTTGGTTGCGCGCCAGGACATCGAGGAGGTTCGCGACGGCTCGGCCGATGCCGCCGACCGCGTGGCCACGGCGCTCGCCGAGTGTTCGGGCCTGCTGCGCGATGTGGTCCGCGAACTGCATCCCGACGTGCTGGCACGGATGGGATTGAAGTCGGCGATCTACGCCCTCACGCAAAGCCTCGGTTCCCGTGCGGGGCTCACCGTCGACTTCGACGCGGATAGCTGGCCCGACGGGCTGCGCACCGAGACCGATGACGTGCTGTACGGTGCCGCGCGAGAGGCGTTGACGAATGTCGTCAAACATGCTCGTGCCCACCATGTTCGGATCGAGTTGGACTGCTCCGATGGGCTGGCCTCGCTGCGGGTCGCCGACGACGGGGTGGGAATCTCCCCCGCGACTATCGCGCGAAAGGCCGACGAGGGTCACATCGGCATGGCGTCGATGCGAGCCAAGGTGCTCGCCTCCGGTGGCCAGTTCGACGTCCGATCGGCGTCCCCGGGTACCGAGCTAGCCATCTCCATACCGCTACGACCGACACGCCATCTCGTCGCGGCTTAG
- a CDS encoding cytochrome P450, translating to MSARIIDEAAQVLADPQAYTDEKRLHDALAHLRAHAPVSWVDVAGYKPFWAVTKHADVMDIERQNDLFTNDPRPLLMVSDGEDVLRAQMEAGIGLRTLIHMDDPHHRDMRKIGADWFRPKAMRDLKIRVDELAKIYVDKMVAKGPECDFVQEVAVNYPLYVILSLLGLPESDFPRMLKLTQEMFGGDDTEFQRGGDVEDMLAVLLDFFNYFAALTASRREHPTEDLASAIANAKIDGEPLSDMDTASYYVIVASAGHDTTSAGIAGGLLSLLQNPGELARLQKDPGLMGTAVEEMIRCVVPVKEFMRTAQADTEVRGVPIAKGEAVLLSYVSANRDEDVFYDPFRFDVGRDPNKHLSFGYGVHFCLGAALARMEMNSFFSELVPRIKSIELAGEPELMATTFVGGLKHLPIRYSLR from the coding sequence ATGAGTGCCCGGATCATCGACGAGGCCGCGCAGGTTCTGGCCGACCCGCAGGCCTATACCGACGAGAAGAGGCTGCACGACGCGCTGGCGCACCTGCGCGCCCACGCCCCGGTGTCCTGGGTCGACGTGGCAGGTTACAAGCCATTCTGGGCGGTCACCAAGCACGCCGACGTGATGGACATCGAGCGGCAGAACGACCTCTTCACCAACGATCCCCGCCCGCTGTTGATGGTCTCCGACGGCGAGGACGTGCTGCGCGCACAGATGGAGGCCGGCATCGGCCTGCGCACGCTGATCCACATGGACGACCCGCACCACCGCGACATGCGCAAGATCGGCGCAGATTGGTTCCGGCCGAAAGCCATGCGGGACTTGAAGATTCGTGTCGACGAACTGGCCAAGATCTACGTCGACAAGATGGTCGCGAAGGGCCCCGAGTGCGACTTCGTCCAAGAGGTCGCGGTCAACTACCCGCTCTATGTGATCCTGTCGCTACTGGGGCTGCCGGAGTCGGACTTCCCGCGCATGCTCAAGCTGACCCAGGAGATGTTCGGCGGCGACGACACCGAGTTCCAGCGCGGCGGCGACGTCGAGGACATGCTCGCCGTGTTGCTGGACTTCTTCAACTACTTCGCCGCACTGACGGCCTCGCGCCGCGAGCACCCGACCGAGGACCTCGCGTCGGCGATCGCCAACGCCAAGATCGACGGCGAACCGCTGTCGGATATGGACACGGCCTCGTATTACGTGATCGTGGCCAGTGCGGGCCACGACACCACCAGCGCGGGCATCGCCGGCGGTCTACTTTCATTGCTGCAGAACCCCGGCGAGCTGGCCCGGCTGCAGAAGGACCCCGGCTTGATGGGCACCGCCGTCGAGGAGATGATCCGCTGCGTGGTGCCGGTCAAGGAATTCATGCGCACCGCGCAGGCGGACACGGAAGTCCGCGGCGTCCCGATCGCCAAGGGCGAAGCCGTGCTGCTGTCCTATGTGTCGGCCAACCGCGACGAGGACGTGTTCTATGACCCGTTCCGCTTCGACGTCGGCCGGGATCCCAACAAGCACCTGTCGTTCGGGTACGGCGTGCACTTCTGTCTGGGCGCCGCGCTGGCCCGGATGGAGATGAACAGCTTCTTCTCCGAACTCGTGCCGCGGATCAAGTCAATCGAGCTGGCCGGCGAGCCGGAACTGATGGCAACCACCTTCGTCGGTGGACTCAAGCACCTGCCGATCCGCTACTCACTGAGGTGA
- a CDS encoding TetR/AcrR family transcriptional regulator: protein MSVAGRSYGGLSALERSQSRRERLLAAARDLIAEGGVAPLTVDLVCQRANLSKKYFYSEFATKDDLLDAGAEDLFTRLLAAMDEVLATVALRDRINATLRAVVHMLASSPADARLYLESPGFPRLRDRQQRAVREFTEQMVAHGVPFTGGPKPSIDRVLATRALVAGTTELIIGWLHGDIDTDEDTLVATLTATALGAATTI, encoded by the coding sequence ATGAGTGTTGCGGGCCGAAGCTACGGCGGCCTTAGCGCCCTTGAGCGTTCGCAGAGTCGGCGCGAACGACTACTGGCCGCCGCCCGCGATCTCATCGCCGAAGGCGGCGTCGCGCCGCTCACCGTCGATCTGGTGTGCCAGCGGGCGAACCTGAGCAAGAAATACTTTTACAGCGAGTTCGCCACGAAAGACGATCTGCTCGATGCCGGCGCCGAGGACCTGTTCACTCGGCTGTTGGCGGCGATGGACGAAGTGTTGGCGACCGTGGCACTCAGAGACAGGATCAATGCGACATTGCGCGCTGTCGTGCACATGCTCGCATCCAGTCCTGCTGACGCGCGTCTTTACCTGGAATCGCCGGGCTTCCCACGGCTTCGCGATCGCCAACAACGTGCGGTGCGCGAGTTCACCGAGCAAATGGTCGCCCACGGCGTGCCGTTCACCGGAGGGCCAAAGCCGTCCATCGACCGGGTACTCGCGACGAGGGCGCTGGTCGCGGGAACAACCGAGCTCATCATCGGCTGGCTGCACGGTGACATCGACACTGACGAGGACACACTCGTCGCCACCCTCACCGCCACCGCACTTGGAGCAGCGACCACGATTTGA